One genomic window of Channa argus isolate prfri chromosome 5, Channa argus male v1.0, whole genome shotgun sequence includes the following:
- the LOC137127075 gene encoding band 4.1-like protein 1 isoform X1: protein MQDSASDSKMAKQDHNSKHLDEHKETDEMSEKASPNKNLKSPQKGSKRLKTIPFKVTLLDSSEFEGEIEKHSKGQTLMDMVCEHLNLLEKDYFGLTFADTDTQKNWLDPSKEIKKQMRNLPWHFAFAVKFYPPDPSQLTEDITRYYLCLQLRDDMLSGRLPCSFVTHALLGSYTVQAELGDYDQEEHGPDYVSDFRFAPNQTRELEERVMELHRNYKGMTPAEAEINFLENAKKLSMYGVDLHHAKDSEGIEIMLGVCANGLLIYRDRLRINRFAWPKILKISYKRSNFYIKIRPGEYEQFESTIGFKLPNHRAAKRLWKVCIEHHTFFRLVSPEPPPKGFLVMGSKFRYSGRTQAQTRQASALIDRPAPHFERSTSKRYLLSRSLDGAEFSRPVSAMCENHDGLSHRSISEHRRLHSPSVDEQDTELEPSLEQDEDDKPQEQGQETEQDYEGNVSPSRKKEIMEETGSPIDSKPELSQLDQEATPRHKQEFLDKSQDVLLKHQASINELKRALREPNSKLMNREKRLSATSPSGTPEKKALVGRALGKDPVNSLSVEGFVQKTLVTSPEGSEDWVLIEKQETYQQDHDWKAEEKNKSLSSDSSWEKKELEKGIDITKMIQKEEPVSTPAIYEEPFADLKKDLGDRRLQSSVASEEELERDAVACMRETHLGIERKCSSMTVSSTSSLEAEVDFTIITDLHPGIEDFSKGMSELGEKEQQLEVGQEDFEETSRFYSARLMGSRDKSPMEEKLPEEGTYYEPPVAKKEPSAVSMAHMMKRADTKTETHTNGSEVHSNIMNVSSQNHDVVIPLEAAIKENGSPVKAVIQERESVGSPLTITAESVTSATTTQVTKTVKGGYSETRIEKRIIITGDDDVDQHQALAMAIQEAKQQHPDMLVTKAVVIRETESPTEELQQKAES, encoded by the exons AAACACTCCAAAGGACAGACCCTTATGGACATGGTTTGTGAGCACCTCAACTTGCTGGAGAAGGACTACTTTGGTCTAACCTTTGCCGACACAGACACCCAGAAG AACTGGTTGGACCCCTCCAAGGAGATCAAGAAGCAGATGCGCA ACTTGCCGTGGCACTTTGCCTTTGCTGTAAAGTTCTACCCTCCAGACCCCTCCCAGCTCACCGAGGACATCACCAG ATACTACCTGTGTCTGCAGCTGAGGGATGACATGCTGTCAGGTCGACTGCCATGCTCGTTCGTCACTCATGCCCTCCTGGGCTCCTACACCGTTCAAGCCGAGCTGGGAGACTACGACCAGGAGGAGCATGGCCCCGACTATGTCAGTGATTTCCGCTTCGCCCCCAACCAGACTCGTGAGCTGGAAGAAAGGGTGATGGAGCTCCATCGAAACTACAA GGGGATGACTCCAGCAGAGGCTGAAATTAACTTCTTGGAGAATGCGAAGAAACTGTCCATGTATGGCGTGGACCTCCACCATGCTAAG GACTCTGAAGGGATTGAGATAATGCTGGGTGTCTGCGCCAATGGCCTGCTGATTTACCGTGATAGGCTGAGGATCAACCGCTTTGCCTGGCCAAAGATCCTGAAGATCTCCTATAAAAGGAGCAACTTTTACATCAAAATACGACCTGGAGAG TATGAGCAATTTGAAAGTACAATCGGTTTTAAGCTTCCCAACCACAGAGCTGCCAAGAGGCTGTGGAAGGTCTGCATTGAGCATCACACCTTCTTTCG GCTGGTATCTCCAGAGCCTCCACCTAAGGGCTTCTTGGTGATGGGTTCAAAGTTTCGATACAGTGGTAGGACACAGGCTCAAACTAGACAAGCCAGCGCTCTAATAGATCGACCTGCTCCACACTTTGAGCGTTCCACCAGCAAGAGGTACCTGCTGTCCAGGAGCTTGGATGGAG CAGAGTTTTCACGGCCCGTCTCAGCCATGTGTGAGAACCATGATGGCCTGTCCCACCGCAGCATCAGTGAACATCGTCGTCTCCATAGCCCCTCTGTGGACGAGCAGGACACTGAGCTGGAGCCCAGTTTAGAGCAGGATGAGGACGACAAGCCACAGGAGCAGGGCCAGGAGACGGAGCAGGACTATGAAGGCAACGTCTCTCcaagcagaaagaaagagattaTG GAGGAGACTGGGTCACCAATTGACAGTAAACCAGAG CTCTCTCAGTTGGACCAGGAGGCTACTCCTCGGCACAAACAGGAG TTTCTGGATAAGTCTCAGGACGTCTTGCTGAAGCACCAGGCCAGCATCAACGAGCTGAAGAGAGCCCTGAGGGAGCCCAACAGCAAGCTGATGAACCGCGAGAAGCGTCTGTCAGCAACCTCCCCATCTGGGACGCCAGAGAAGAAGGCT TTGGTGGGCCGAGCACTGGGAAAGGACCCTGTTAACAGCCTGTCTGTTGAGGGTTTCGTCCAGAAGACTCTGGTGACTTCACCTGAG GGCTCTGAGGATTGGGTATTGAttgaaaaacaagaaacttATCAACAGGACCATGACTGGAAGGCAGAGGAAAAGAACAAATCTCTCTCATCTGATTCGTCATGGGAGAAAAAGGAGCTTGAAAAAGGGATAGACATTACCAAGATGATACAAAAAGAG GAGCCTGTCTCGACTCCTGCCATTTATGAAGAACCGTTTGCTGATTTAAAG AAGGACCTCGGGGACAGGAGGCTCCAGTCGAGCGTAGCCTCAGAGGAGGAACTGGAGCGGGATGCGGTGGCCTGCATGAGGGAAACTCACTTGGGCATTGAGCGCAAGTGCTCCAGTATGACGGTGAGCTCCACGTCCAGCCTGGAGGCTGAGGTTGATTTCACTATTATCACGGATCTCCACCCCGGTATAGAGGACTTCTCTAAAGGCATGTCAGAGCTGGGAGAGAAGGAGCAACAGCTAGAGGTGGGCCAAGAGGACTTTGAAGAGACTTCCAGGTTCTACTCCGCCCGTCTAATGGGCTCCAGGGACAAGTCTCCCATGGAGGAGAAGCTCCCTGAGGAGGGAACGTATTATGAG cCTCCTGTGGCAAAGAAAGAACCCAGTGCTGTGAGCATGGCTCATATGATGAAGAGAGCAGATACAAAGACGGAGACACATACGAATGGATCAGAGGTCCACTCCAACATCATGAATGTCTCCTCGCAG AATCATGACGTTGTCATTCCGCTGGAGGCAGCTATTAAAGAAAATGGCTCTCCT GTAAAAGCTGTTATCCAGGAGAGGGAGTCTGTTGGGTCCCCGCTGACCATCACTGCTGAGAGTGTCACCTCAGCAACCACAACACAAGTTACCAAG ACTGTGAAAGGTGGCTACTCAGAGACCAGAATCGAGAAAAGGATTATAATCACAGGAGATGATGATGTGGACCAACATCAA GCCCTTGCTATGGCAATCCAAGAGGCTAAGCAGCAGCATCCCGACATGCTGGTGACAAAAGCAGTGGTTATCAGGGAAACAGAGTCGCCCACTGAGGAGTTGCAGCAGAAAGCAGAG TCCTGA
- the LOC137127075 gene encoding band 4.1-like protein 1 isoform X7 — MQDSASDSKMAKQDHNSKHLDEHKETDEMSEKASPNKNLKSPQKGSKRLKTIPFKVTLLDSSEFEGEIEKHSKGQTLMDMVCEHLNLLEKDYFGLTFADTDTQKNWLDPSKEIKKQMRNLPWHFAFAVKFYPPDPSQLTEDITRYYLCLQLRDDMLSGRLPCSFVTHALLGSYTVQAELGDYDQEEHGPDYVSDFRFAPNQTRELEERVMELHRNYKGMTPAEAEINFLENAKKLSMYGVDLHHAKDSEGIEIMLGVCANGLLIYRDRLRINRFAWPKILKISYKRSNFYIKIRPGEYEQFESTIGFKLPNHRAAKRLWKVCIEHHTFFRLVSPEPPPKGFLVMGSKFRYSGRTQAQTRQASALIDRPAPHFERSTSKRYLLSRSLDGAEFSRPVSAMCENHDGLSHRSISEHRRLHSPSVDEQDTELEPSLEQDEDDKPQEQGQETEQDYEGNVSPSRKKEIMEETGSPIDSKPELSQLDQEATPRHKQEFLDKSQDVLLKHQASINELKRALREPNSKLMNREKRLSATSPSGTPEKKALVGRALGKDPVNSLSVEGFVQKTLVTSPEEPVSTPAIYEEPFADLKKDLGDRRLQSSVASEEELERDAVACMRETHLGIERKCSSMTVSSTSSLEAEVDFTIITDLHPGIEDFSKGMSELGEKEQQLEVGQEDFEETSRFYSARLMGSRDKSPMEEKLPEEGTYYEPPVAKKEPSAVSMAHMMKRADTKTETHTNGSEVHSNIMNVSSQNHDVVIPLEAAIKENGSPVKAVIQERESVGSPLTITAESVTSATTTQVTKTVKGGYSETRIEKRIIITGDDDVDQHQALAMAIQEAKQQHPDMLVTKAVVIRETESPTEELQQKAES; from the exons AAACACTCCAAAGGACAGACCCTTATGGACATGGTTTGTGAGCACCTCAACTTGCTGGAGAAGGACTACTTTGGTCTAACCTTTGCCGACACAGACACCCAGAAG AACTGGTTGGACCCCTCCAAGGAGATCAAGAAGCAGATGCGCA ACTTGCCGTGGCACTTTGCCTTTGCTGTAAAGTTCTACCCTCCAGACCCCTCCCAGCTCACCGAGGACATCACCAG ATACTACCTGTGTCTGCAGCTGAGGGATGACATGCTGTCAGGTCGACTGCCATGCTCGTTCGTCACTCATGCCCTCCTGGGCTCCTACACCGTTCAAGCCGAGCTGGGAGACTACGACCAGGAGGAGCATGGCCCCGACTATGTCAGTGATTTCCGCTTCGCCCCCAACCAGACTCGTGAGCTGGAAGAAAGGGTGATGGAGCTCCATCGAAACTACAA GGGGATGACTCCAGCAGAGGCTGAAATTAACTTCTTGGAGAATGCGAAGAAACTGTCCATGTATGGCGTGGACCTCCACCATGCTAAG GACTCTGAAGGGATTGAGATAATGCTGGGTGTCTGCGCCAATGGCCTGCTGATTTACCGTGATAGGCTGAGGATCAACCGCTTTGCCTGGCCAAAGATCCTGAAGATCTCCTATAAAAGGAGCAACTTTTACATCAAAATACGACCTGGAGAG TATGAGCAATTTGAAAGTACAATCGGTTTTAAGCTTCCCAACCACAGAGCTGCCAAGAGGCTGTGGAAGGTCTGCATTGAGCATCACACCTTCTTTCG GCTGGTATCTCCAGAGCCTCCACCTAAGGGCTTCTTGGTGATGGGTTCAAAGTTTCGATACAGTGGTAGGACACAGGCTCAAACTAGACAAGCCAGCGCTCTAATAGATCGACCTGCTCCACACTTTGAGCGTTCCACCAGCAAGAGGTACCTGCTGTCCAGGAGCTTGGATGGAG CAGAGTTTTCACGGCCCGTCTCAGCCATGTGTGAGAACCATGATGGCCTGTCCCACCGCAGCATCAGTGAACATCGTCGTCTCCATAGCCCCTCTGTGGACGAGCAGGACACTGAGCTGGAGCCCAGTTTAGAGCAGGATGAGGACGACAAGCCACAGGAGCAGGGCCAGGAGACGGAGCAGGACTATGAAGGCAACGTCTCTCcaagcagaaagaaagagattaTG GAGGAGACTGGGTCACCAATTGACAGTAAACCAGAG CTCTCTCAGTTGGACCAGGAGGCTACTCCTCGGCACAAACAGGAG TTTCTGGATAAGTCTCAGGACGTCTTGCTGAAGCACCAGGCCAGCATCAACGAGCTGAAGAGAGCCCTGAGGGAGCCCAACAGCAAGCTGATGAACCGCGAGAAGCGTCTGTCAGCAACCTCCCCATCTGGGACGCCAGAGAAGAAGGCT TTGGTGGGCCGAGCACTGGGAAAGGACCCTGTTAACAGCCTGTCTGTTGAGGGTTTCGTCCAGAAGACTCTGGTGACTTCACCTGAG GAGCCTGTCTCGACTCCTGCCATTTATGAAGAACCGTTTGCTGATTTAAAG AAGGACCTCGGGGACAGGAGGCTCCAGTCGAGCGTAGCCTCAGAGGAGGAACTGGAGCGGGATGCGGTGGCCTGCATGAGGGAAACTCACTTGGGCATTGAGCGCAAGTGCTCCAGTATGACGGTGAGCTCCACGTCCAGCCTGGAGGCTGAGGTTGATTTCACTATTATCACGGATCTCCACCCCGGTATAGAGGACTTCTCTAAAGGCATGTCAGAGCTGGGAGAGAAGGAGCAACAGCTAGAGGTGGGCCAAGAGGACTTTGAAGAGACTTCCAGGTTCTACTCCGCCCGTCTAATGGGCTCCAGGGACAAGTCTCCCATGGAGGAGAAGCTCCCTGAGGAGGGAACGTATTATGAG cCTCCTGTGGCAAAGAAAGAACCCAGTGCTGTGAGCATGGCTCATATGATGAAGAGAGCAGATACAAAGACGGAGACACATACGAATGGATCAGAGGTCCACTCCAACATCATGAATGTCTCCTCGCAG AATCATGACGTTGTCATTCCGCTGGAGGCAGCTATTAAAGAAAATGGCTCTCCT GTAAAAGCTGTTATCCAGGAGAGGGAGTCTGTTGGGTCCCCGCTGACCATCACTGCTGAGAGTGTCACCTCAGCAACCACAACACAAGTTACCAAG ACTGTGAAAGGTGGCTACTCAGAGACCAGAATCGAGAAAAGGATTATAATCACAGGAGATGATGATGTGGACCAACATCAA GCCCTTGCTATGGCAATCCAAGAGGCTAAGCAGCAGCATCCCGACATGCTGGTGACAAAAGCAGTGGTTATCAGGGAAACAGAGTCGCCCACTGAGGAGTTGCAGCAGAAAGCAGAG TCCTGA
- the LOC137127075 gene encoding band 4.1-like protein 1 isoform X10, which produces MQDSASDSKMAKQDHNSKHLDEHKETDEMSEKASPNKNLKSPQKGSKRLKTIPFKVTLLDSSEFEGEIEKHSKGQTLMDMVCEHLNLLEKDYFGLTFADTDTQKNWLDPSKEIKKQMRNLPWHFAFAVKFYPPDPSQLTEDITRYYLCLQLRDDMLSGRLPCSFVTHALLGSYTVQAELGDYDQEEHGPDYVSDFRFAPNQTRELEERVMELHRNYKGMTPAEAEINFLENAKKLSMYGVDLHHAKDSEGIEIMLGVCANGLLIYRDRLRINRFAWPKILKISYKRSNFYIKIRPGEYEQFESTIGFKLPNHRAAKRLWKVCIEHHTFFRLVSPEPPPKGFLVMGSKFRYSGRTQAQTRQASALIDRPAPHFERSTSKRYLLSRSLDGAEFSRPVSAMCENHDGLSHRSISEHRRLHSPSVDEQDTELEPSLEQDEDDKPQEQGQETEQDYEGNVSPSRKKEIMEETGSPIDSKPELSQLDQEATPRHKQEFLDKSQDVLLKHQASINELKRALREPNSKLMNREKRLSATSPSGTPEKKALVGRALGKDPVNSLSVEGFVQKTLVTSPEGSEDWVLIEKQETYQQDHDWKAEEKNKSLSSDSSWEKKELEKGIDITKMIQKEPPVAKKEPSAVSMAHMMKRADTKTETHTNGSEVHSNIMNVSSQNHDVVIPLEAAIKENGSPVKAVIQERESVGSPLTITAESVTSATTTQVTKTVKGGYSETRIEKRIIITGDDDVDQHQALAMAIQEAKQQHPDMLVTKAVVIRETESPTEELQQKAES; this is translated from the exons AAACACTCCAAAGGACAGACCCTTATGGACATGGTTTGTGAGCACCTCAACTTGCTGGAGAAGGACTACTTTGGTCTAACCTTTGCCGACACAGACACCCAGAAG AACTGGTTGGACCCCTCCAAGGAGATCAAGAAGCAGATGCGCA ACTTGCCGTGGCACTTTGCCTTTGCTGTAAAGTTCTACCCTCCAGACCCCTCCCAGCTCACCGAGGACATCACCAG ATACTACCTGTGTCTGCAGCTGAGGGATGACATGCTGTCAGGTCGACTGCCATGCTCGTTCGTCACTCATGCCCTCCTGGGCTCCTACACCGTTCAAGCCGAGCTGGGAGACTACGACCAGGAGGAGCATGGCCCCGACTATGTCAGTGATTTCCGCTTCGCCCCCAACCAGACTCGTGAGCTGGAAGAAAGGGTGATGGAGCTCCATCGAAACTACAA GGGGATGACTCCAGCAGAGGCTGAAATTAACTTCTTGGAGAATGCGAAGAAACTGTCCATGTATGGCGTGGACCTCCACCATGCTAAG GACTCTGAAGGGATTGAGATAATGCTGGGTGTCTGCGCCAATGGCCTGCTGATTTACCGTGATAGGCTGAGGATCAACCGCTTTGCCTGGCCAAAGATCCTGAAGATCTCCTATAAAAGGAGCAACTTTTACATCAAAATACGACCTGGAGAG TATGAGCAATTTGAAAGTACAATCGGTTTTAAGCTTCCCAACCACAGAGCTGCCAAGAGGCTGTGGAAGGTCTGCATTGAGCATCACACCTTCTTTCG GCTGGTATCTCCAGAGCCTCCACCTAAGGGCTTCTTGGTGATGGGTTCAAAGTTTCGATACAGTGGTAGGACACAGGCTCAAACTAGACAAGCCAGCGCTCTAATAGATCGACCTGCTCCACACTTTGAGCGTTCCACCAGCAAGAGGTACCTGCTGTCCAGGAGCTTGGATGGAG CAGAGTTTTCACGGCCCGTCTCAGCCATGTGTGAGAACCATGATGGCCTGTCCCACCGCAGCATCAGTGAACATCGTCGTCTCCATAGCCCCTCTGTGGACGAGCAGGACACTGAGCTGGAGCCCAGTTTAGAGCAGGATGAGGACGACAAGCCACAGGAGCAGGGCCAGGAGACGGAGCAGGACTATGAAGGCAACGTCTCTCcaagcagaaagaaagagattaTG GAGGAGACTGGGTCACCAATTGACAGTAAACCAGAG CTCTCTCAGTTGGACCAGGAGGCTACTCCTCGGCACAAACAGGAG TTTCTGGATAAGTCTCAGGACGTCTTGCTGAAGCACCAGGCCAGCATCAACGAGCTGAAGAGAGCCCTGAGGGAGCCCAACAGCAAGCTGATGAACCGCGAGAAGCGTCTGTCAGCAACCTCCCCATCTGGGACGCCAGAGAAGAAGGCT TTGGTGGGCCGAGCACTGGGAAAGGACCCTGTTAACAGCCTGTCTGTTGAGGGTTTCGTCCAGAAGACTCTGGTGACTTCACCTGAG GGCTCTGAGGATTGGGTATTGAttgaaaaacaagaaacttATCAACAGGACCATGACTGGAAGGCAGAGGAAAAGAACAAATCTCTCTCATCTGATTCGTCATGGGAGAAAAAGGAGCTTGAAAAAGGGATAGACATTACCAAGATGATACAAAAAGAG cCTCCTGTGGCAAAGAAAGAACCCAGTGCTGTGAGCATGGCTCATATGATGAAGAGAGCAGATACAAAGACGGAGACACATACGAATGGATCAGAGGTCCACTCCAACATCATGAATGTCTCCTCGCAG AATCATGACGTTGTCATTCCGCTGGAGGCAGCTATTAAAGAAAATGGCTCTCCT GTAAAAGCTGTTATCCAGGAGAGGGAGTCTGTTGGGTCCCCGCTGACCATCACTGCTGAGAGTGTCACCTCAGCAACCACAACACAAGTTACCAAG ACTGTGAAAGGTGGCTACTCAGAGACCAGAATCGAGAAAAGGATTATAATCACAGGAGATGATGATGTGGACCAACATCAA GCCCTTGCTATGGCAATCCAAGAGGCTAAGCAGCAGCATCCCGACATGCTGGTGACAAAAGCAGTGGTTATCAGGGAAACAGAGTCGCCCACTGAGGAGTTGCAGCAGAAAGCAGAG TCCTGA
- the LOC137127075 gene encoding band 4.1-like protein 1 isoform X5: MQDSASDSKMAKQDHNSKHLDEHKETDEMSEKASPNKNLKSPQKGSKRLKTIPFKVTLLDSSEFEGEIEKHSKGQTLMDMVCEHLNLLEKDYFGLTFADTDTQKNWLDPSKEIKKQMRNLPWHFAFAVKFYPPDPSQLTEDITRYYLCLQLRDDMLSGRLPCSFVTHALLGSYTVQAELGDYDQEEHGPDYVSDFRFAPNQTRELEERVMELHRNYKGMTPAEAEINFLENAKKLSMYGVDLHHAKDSEGIEIMLGVCANGLLIYRDRLRINRFAWPKILKISYKRSNFYIKIRPGEYEQFESTIGFKLPNHRAAKRLWKVCIEHHTFFRLVSPEPPPKGFLVMGSKFRYSGRTQAQTRQASALIDRPAPHFERSTSKRYLLSRSLDGAEFSRPVSAMCENHDGLSHRSISEHRRLHSPSVDEQDTELEPSLEQDEDDKPQEQGQETEQDYEGNVSPSRKKEIMFLDKSQDVLLKHQASINELKRALREPNSKLMNREKRLSATSPSGTPEKKALVGRALGKDPVNSLSVEGFVQKTLVTSPEGSEDWVLIEKQETYQQDHDWKAEEKNKSLSSDSSWEKKELEKGIDITKMIQKEEPVSTPAIYEEPFADLKKDLGDRRLQSSVASEEELERDAVACMRETHLGIERKCSSMTVSSTSSLEAEVDFTIITDLHPGIEDFSKGMSELGEKEQQLEVGQEDFEETSRFYSARLMGSRDKSPMEEKLPEEGTYYEPPVAKKEPSAVSMAHMMKRADTKTETHTNGSEVHSNIMNVSSQNHDVVIPLEAAIKENGSPVKAVIQERESVGSPLTITAESVTSATTTQVTKTVKGGYSETRIEKRIIITGDDDVDQHQALAMAIQEAKQQHPDMLVTKAVVIRETESPTEELQQKAES, from the exons AAACACTCCAAAGGACAGACCCTTATGGACATGGTTTGTGAGCACCTCAACTTGCTGGAGAAGGACTACTTTGGTCTAACCTTTGCCGACACAGACACCCAGAAG AACTGGTTGGACCCCTCCAAGGAGATCAAGAAGCAGATGCGCA ACTTGCCGTGGCACTTTGCCTTTGCTGTAAAGTTCTACCCTCCAGACCCCTCCCAGCTCACCGAGGACATCACCAG ATACTACCTGTGTCTGCAGCTGAGGGATGACATGCTGTCAGGTCGACTGCCATGCTCGTTCGTCACTCATGCCCTCCTGGGCTCCTACACCGTTCAAGCCGAGCTGGGAGACTACGACCAGGAGGAGCATGGCCCCGACTATGTCAGTGATTTCCGCTTCGCCCCCAACCAGACTCGTGAGCTGGAAGAAAGGGTGATGGAGCTCCATCGAAACTACAA GGGGATGACTCCAGCAGAGGCTGAAATTAACTTCTTGGAGAATGCGAAGAAACTGTCCATGTATGGCGTGGACCTCCACCATGCTAAG GACTCTGAAGGGATTGAGATAATGCTGGGTGTCTGCGCCAATGGCCTGCTGATTTACCGTGATAGGCTGAGGATCAACCGCTTTGCCTGGCCAAAGATCCTGAAGATCTCCTATAAAAGGAGCAACTTTTACATCAAAATACGACCTGGAGAG TATGAGCAATTTGAAAGTACAATCGGTTTTAAGCTTCCCAACCACAGAGCTGCCAAGAGGCTGTGGAAGGTCTGCATTGAGCATCACACCTTCTTTCG GCTGGTATCTCCAGAGCCTCCACCTAAGGGCTTCTTGGTGATGGGTTCAAAGTTTCGATACAGTGGTAGGACACAGGCTCAAACTAGACAAGCCAGCGCTCTAATAGATCGACCTGCTCCACACTTTGAGCGTTCCACCAGCAAGAGGTACCTGCTGTCCAGGAGCTTGGATGGAG CAGAGTTTTCACGGCCCGTCTCAGCCATGTGTGAGAACCATGATGGCCTGTCCCACCGCAGCATCAGTGAACATCGTCGTCTCCATAGCCCCTCTGTGGACGAGCAGGACACTGAGCTGGAGCCCAGTTTAGAGCAGGATGAGGACGACAAGCCACAGGAGCAGGGCCAGGAGACGGAGCAGGACTATGAAGGCAACGTCTCTCcaagcagaaagaaagagattaTG TTTCTGGATAAGTCTCAGGACGTCTTGCTGAAGCACCAGGCCAGCATCAACGAGCTGAAGAGAGCCCTGAGGGAGCCCAACAGCAAGCTGATGAACCGCGAGAAGCGTCTGTCAGCAACCTCCCCATCTGGGACGCCAGAGAAGAAGGCT TTGGTGGGCCGAGCACTGGGAAAGGACCCTGTTAACAGCCTGTCTGTTGAGGGTTTCGTCCAGAAGACTCTGGTGACTTCACCTGAG GGCTCTGAGGATTGGGTATTGAttgaaaaacaagaaacttATCAACAGGACCATGACTGGAAGGCAGAGGAAAAGAACAAATCTCTCTCATCTGATTCGTCATGGGAGAAAAAGGAGCTTGAAAAAGGGATAGACATTACCAAGATGATACAAAAAGAG GAGCCTGTCTCGACTCCTGCCATTTATGAAGAACCGTTTGCTGATTTAAAG AAGGACCTCGGGGACAGGAGGCTCCAGTCGAGCGTAGCCTCAGAGGAGGAACTGGAGCGGGATGCGGTGGCCTGCATGAGGGAAACTCACTTGGGCATTGAGCGCAAGTGCTCCAGTATGACGGTGAGCTCCACGTCCAGCCTGGAGGCTGAGGTTGATTTCACTATTATCACGGATCTCCACCCCGGTATAGAGGACTTCTCTAAAGGCATGTCAGAGCTGGGAGAGAAGGAGCAACAGCTAGAGGTGGGCCAAGAGGACTTTGAAGAGACTTCCAGGTTCTACTCCGCCCGTCTAATGGGCTCCAGGGACAAGTCTCCCATGGAGGAGAAGCTCCCTGAGGAGGGAACGTATTATGAG cCTCCTGTGGCAAAGAAAGAACCCAGTGCTGTGAGCATGGCTCATATGATGAAGAGAGCAGATACAAAGACGGAGACACATACGAATGGATCAGAGGTCCACTCCAACATCATGAATGTCTCCTCGCAG AATCATGACGTTGTCATTCCGCTGGAGGCAGCTATTAAAGAAAATGGCTCTCCT GTAAAAGCTGTTATCCAGGAGAGGGAGTCTGTTGGGTCCCCGCTGACCATCACTGCTGAGAGTGTCACCTCAGCAACCACAACACAAGTTACCAAG ACTGTGAAAGGTGGCTACTCAGAGACCAGAATCGAGAAAAGGATTATAATCACAGGAGATGATGATGTGGACCAACATCAA GCCCTTGCTATGGCAATCCAAGAGGCTAAGCAGCAGCATCCCGACATGCTGGTGACAAAAGCAGTGGTTATCAGGGAAACAGAGTCGCCCACTGAGGAGTTGCAGCAGAAAGCAGAG TCCTGA